Proteins found in one Nitratiruptor sp. SB155-2 genomic segment:
- the nadB gene encoding L-aspartate oxidase, whose amino-acid sequence MKRYDYLIIGAGIAGLYAALNVPKESSTLILSKDPIWECNTFYAQGGVATAVDEEDIPLHIQDTLQSGAGLCDEEAVEIMSRNSMLVIEDLIARGFAFDTDEEGNLLFTKEAAHSRPRILHAGGDATGRELHRFLLSQVRAKVLEGIFVLDLLIEDNTVYGVTVQNGENRHNIYAKNIIIASGGIGSLYEYHTNAKKISADIQGLASIKGLPLKDMEFTQFHPTVFVYNVRARKLLLTEALRGEGATVVDETGRRFLFEYDERGELAPRDIVSRAIYRHQKEGHSVFLDFSNFTEKFFQKRFPNIYRVFRNIGYKVPYDRVPISPAFHFMMGGIETDTWGKVKGFTNLYAVGEVACTGVHGANRLASNSLLEGLVFSKRAVEDTLFNEQKITHKEFPVFSEVLIKPGDKETKQQLRRLMWHNVGIIRKRKELQEAKEQIVTMKQKDIGHLLRLRISCAEAIVDAALARRKSVGAHYIEEGA is encoded by the coding sequence TTGAAACGATACGATTATCTTATTATTGGTGCTGGGATTGCCGGGCTGTATGCCGCTTTGAATGTACCTAAAGAGTCTTCTACTCTGATTCTTTCCAAGGATCCGATTTGGGAGTGCAATACCTTTTATGCACAAGGCGGCGTTGCGACTGCTGTAGATGAAGAGGACATCCCCTTACATATACAAGACACATTACAATCTGGTGCTGGCCTTTGCGACGAAGAGGCCGTTGAGATAATGAGTCGTAACTCCATGCTCGTAATCGAAGATTTGATAGCCAGAGGTTTTGCCTTTGACACAGACGAAGAAGGGAATCTCCTTTTTACAAAGGAAGCCGCCCACTCAAGACCAAGGATTTTGCACGCAGGAGGAGATGCGACGGGAAGGGAATTGCATCGATTCTTGCTCTCACAGGTTCGGGCGAAAGTACTGGAAGGTATTTTTGTTCTCGATCTTCTGATAGAAGATAATACCGTTTATGGCGTAACAGTACAAAATGGAGAAAACCGGCACAATATCTATGCGAAAAACATCATAATAGCGAGTGGCGGCATAGGATCACTCTATGAATATCATACGAATGCAAAAAAGATCAGTGCCGACATACAAGGGCTTGCGTCAATCAAGGGACTGCCCTTGAAAGATATGGAGTTTACCCAGTTCCATCCGACCGTATTTGTATACAACGTACGGGCAAGAAAACTGCTTTTGACTGAAGCGTTGCGAGGAGAAGGTGCTACCGTTGTGGATGAAACGGGTAGACGTTTTTTATTTGAATATGATGAAAGAGGGGAACTCGCCCCAAGAGATATTGTAAGCAGAGCCATCTATCGCCATCAAAAAGAGGGGCATTCAGTATTTTTGGATTTTTCCAATTTTACGGAAAAGTTTTTTCAAAAAAGATTCCCGAACATCTACCGCGTTTTTCGTAACATCGGCTATAAAGTGCCATATGACAGAGTTCCGATATCGCCTGCCTTTCATTTTATGATGGGTGGTATCGAAACAGATACCTGGGGAAAAGTGAAAGGCTTTACGAATTTATATGCGGTAGGGGAAGTGGCTTGCACAGGAGTCCACGGTGCAAACAGACTGGCATCCAACTCTTTGTTGGAAGGATTGGTCTTTTCTAAAAGAGCCGTTGAAGATACACTCTTCAATGAACAAAAAATTACCCACAAAGAGTTTCCGGTTTTCTCAGAGGTTTTGATAAAACCCGGCGATAAAGAGACAAAACAGCAGTTGCGGCGTTTGATGTGGCATAATGTCGGAATCATAAGGAAACGAAAAGAGTTACAAGAAGCAAAAGAGCAGATTGTAACTATGAAGCAAAAAGATATAGGCCATCTGCTTCGTTTGCGAATCAGTTGTGCCGAAGCGATAGTGGATGCGGCATTGGCAAGGAGAAAAAGTGTTGGAGCCCATTATATTGAAGAAGGAGCATAG
- a CDS encoding uroporphyrinogen-III synthase — protein sequence MPIYILSNTKIEGAKTLPLIGQKFFPISIDFSLYDYLIFTSKNGVRAVEQISHEWHLKPVISIGSATTKAVKEKGGRVVWEGSEGYGDTLAKEIVAHFPNDKKYLYIRPKKVVSNLVPILRQNGFEIDEVIAYETVCRKCETVQKPEPGSVIIFSSPSTVRCFFRCFAWDDSYKAVVIGKQTAQALPKEISYVMAEKKSLASCVETAKTLLSQ from the coding sequence ATGCCCATCTATATTCTCTCAAATACAAAGATTGAGGGAGCGAAGACGCTTCCTCTCATAGGACAAAAATTTTTTCCCATCTCCATCGATTTTTCTTTATATGATTATCTCATCTTTACATCCAAAAATGGTGTCCGCGCAGTCGAACAGATTTCTCATGAATGGCATTTAAAACCCGTTATCTCGATCGGTTCGGCTACCACAAAAGCTGTAAAGGAAAAAGGCGGTCGTGTAGTCTGGGAAGGAAGTGAAGGATATGGGGATACGCTGGCAAAGGAGATTGTCGCACATTTTCCAAACGACAAAAAGTATCTTTACATAAGGCCTAAAAAAGTTGTATCTAATCTTGTGCCCATTTTGCGGCAAAATGGGTTTGAGATTGATGAGGTTATAGCATATGAGACTGTATGTCGAAAGTGCGAAACTGTACAAAAACCTGAACCCGGTTCTGTGATAATATTTTCCTCTCCATCGACTGTACGCTGTTTTTTTCGCTGTTTTGCATGGGATGATAGCTATAAAGCAGTAGTTATTGGCAAGCAGACGGCTCAGGCTTTGCCAAAAGAGATATCGTATGTGATGGCAGAAAAGAAGAGTTTGGCTTCTTGTGTAGAGACAGCAAAAACTCTTCTTTCACAGTAG
- the nhaD gene encoding sodium:proton antiporter NhaD → MHGIDLTHSWIGWINLAIFVIGYYFIAAEEKFHMNKAKPALLIGTLMFMLLGVYFAFNHLDPTPLHDEMEKLILEIAEIFFFLFVAMTYIETLIERKVFDVLKYKLTSKGYSYKKLFWITGTLAFWISPVADNLTTALILSTVLYTIDKTKTQFLVPGAINIVVAANAGGAWSPFGDITTLMAWTAGKGEFVDFLYLFVPAFAGWVLTAWLLSLFVPKGEPHFDASLPKAELKPGAKVVIWLGAFTIFIAVVGHQFFHFPAMWGMMFGLALLKMYSYLHKRKNQHDQFDVYVNMKNVENDTLLFFFGILSAVGALHFMGFLEYIVKLYDHIGPTAGNIGVGFISAVIDNVPVMSAILKANPPMGIDQWLLVTLTAGIGGSLISFGSAAGVGVMGRMRGVYTFGAHMKYAWTVLAGYILSVALWYVQFEIMGLY, encoded by the coding sequence ATGCATGGTATCGATTTGACCCACTCTTGGATAGGGTGGATAAATCTGGCGATTTTTGTTATAGGGTATTACTTCATAGCAGCCGAAGAGAAATTTCATATGAACAAGGCCAAGCCCGCTTTGTTGATTGGGACACTGATGTTCATGCTGCTTGGAGTCTATTTTGCATTCAATCATCTCGATCCGACACCTCTTCATGACGAGATGGAAAAACTCATCCTTGAGATTGCAGAGATTTTCTTTTTCCTATTTGTAGCGATGACATATATTGAAACATTAATAGAGCGAAAAGTGTTCGATGTATTGAAGTATAAGCTCACATCCAAAGGGTACAGCTACAAGAAACTTTTTTGGATTACGGGAACCTTGGCTTTTTGGATATCACCAGTCGCTGACAACCTGACAACGGCTTTGATCCTCTCTACGGTTCTCTATACGATTGATAAAACGAAAACGCAGTTTTTGGTTCCCGGGGCCATCAATATCGTCGTAGCTGCAAATGCCGGTGGTGCATGGAGTCCATTTGGTGATATTACGACACTTATGGCGTGGACCGCTGGTAAGGGAGAGTTCGTTGATTTTCTTTATCTTTTCGTTCCCGCCTTTGCTGGATGGGTGCTTACTGCTTGGCTTTTGTCCCTTTTTGTACCGAAAGGGGAACCTCATTTTGATGCTTCTTTGCCAAAAGCTGAACTCAAGCCCGGGGCAAAAGTGGTTATATGGTTGGGGGCATTTACGATTTTCATAGCTGTTGTAGGACACCAGTTTTTTCATTTTCCGGCGATGTGGGGCATGATGTTCGGTTTGGCTTTGTTAAAAATGTATTCCTATCTGCATAAACGAAAAAATCAGCACGATCAATTTGATGTATATGTGAATATGAAAAATGTAGAAAATGATACGCTTCTTTTCTTTTTTGGTATTTTGAGTGCCGTAGGAGCCCTCCATTTTATGGGATTTTTGGAATACATTGTCAAACTCTATGACCACATAGGACCAACAGCAGGAAATATCGGTGTAGGATTTATTTCTGCGGTTATTGACAACGTTCCTGTCATGAGTGCGATTTTGAAAGCGAATCCTCCTATGGGTATAGATCAATGGCTTTTAGTCACATTGACAGCCGGTATTGGCGGTAGTTTGATCAGTTTTGGTAGTGCAGCAGGTGTAGGTGTTATGGGAAGAATGAGGGGTGTATACACATTTGGTGCCCATATGAAATATGCCTGGACAGTGTTGGCGGGATATATTCTTTCTGTCGCACTGTGGTATGTACAGTTCGAAATTATGGGATTATATTAA
- a CDS encoding sel1 repeat family protein: MKRFVFCVIVALSFTWASSFSEGIQAFKQQNYKEALELLKEAYYDDDAINAGYFLGKIYLNGLGGIKPDINMAETFLKAAADSGNVRAQCLMAQVYAEKYHNLAKAEKIIKENSVPDCKEVAKKLQELKKNKNNK; the protein is encoded by the coding sequence GTGAAAAGATTCGTTTTTTGTGTAATTGTAGCACTCTCATTTACTTGGGCTTCGAGTTTTTCCGAAGGTATACAAGCATTTAAACAGCAAAACTACAAAGAGGCTCTGGAGTTATTGAAAGAGGCCTATTATGACGATGATGCTATCAACGCAGGCTATTTCCTTGGCAAAATATATTTAAATGGTCTGGGAGGAATCAAACCAGATATCAACATGGCGGAAACTTTTTTGAAAGCGGCAGCAGATTCAGGAAATGTCCGTGCACAGTGCCTCATGGCACAAGTGTATGCAGAAAAATACCATAATTTGGCAAAAGCTGAAAAGATCATCAAAGAAAACAGCGTACCTGATTGCAAAGAAGTAGCCAAGAAACTTCAAGAACTGAAAAAAAATAAAAACAACAAATAA
- the uvrC gene encoding excinuclease ABC subunit UvrC, protein MQRLIEKLQALPDAPGVYQYFDQNGRLLYVGKAKSLKKRVKSYFRFSPALTPAPNLSPRIFKMIHETKNLEYIVVESENDALILENSLIKQLKPKYNILLRDDKTYPYLYVDFNETFPRIKLTRKVIRGSNIRYFGPFPSAAKEIMDSLYELFPLVQKESCIKGKKACLFYQMKRCLAPCEGKVTPKEYAQILDEAIFHLKDKQKLIEKLQNKMQEYAEQLRFEEAASLRDRIKKIESVQIQSGIDFAKMENLDIFAVEEDEKQAVLVRLFMREGKVISSSSTLYHIDKEKGFDRSEAYKRALLEFYQNQTPLTASRIIVAHDFSDRDSVQNYLSKKFGKKITVQHPLRGEKRKIANLALLNAKELLKKRKNQNRIEDIIKSYFHLQHSPYRIEAFDNSHISGSNPVGAMVVYENGKFVKSDYRHYTLHHKDEYAQMKELLTRRCESFAKNPPPDLWIIDGGETLRQLAVDILQSHGVGIDVIAIAKEKHDAKAHRAKGKAKDILYSAMGVHKLSPVDEKLLFFQKIRDEAHRFALQFHRQKRQKESKLVELLQIDGIGEATLKKLLHFYGTFERIKKSDFEELKQLVGEKTAQKILEHFSKHDLNLL, encoded by the coding sequence ATGCAAAGACTCATTGAAAAGTTACAAGCATTACCCGATGCTCCTGGCGTGTACCAATATTTTGATCAAAATGGGCGCCTGCTGTATGTCGGCAAAGCAAAAAGCCTCAAAAAAAGGGTGAAAAGCTATTTTCGATTTTCACCTGCACTCACTCCGGCACCAAATCTCTCTCCAAGAATCTTTAAAATGATTCATGAAACAAAAAATTTGGAATATATTGTTGTCGAGAGCGAAAACGATGCGCTTATATTGGAAAACTCTCTTATCAAACAGCTTAAACCAAAATACAATATCTTGCTGCGGGATGATAAAACTTATCCCTATCTCTACGTAGATTTCAATGAAACTTTTCCTCGAATCAAGCTGACACGAAAAGTTATCCGGGGAAGCAATATCAGATATTTTGGTCCTTTTCCATCTGCGGCAAAAGAGATTATGGACTCTTTGTACGAACTCTTTCCTCTCGTTCAAAAAGAGAGTTGCATCAAAGGGAAAAAAGCGTGTCTTTTTTATCAGATGAAGAGATGTTTGGCACCATGTGAAGGCAAAGTCACTCCAAAGGAGTATGCACAAATCTTAGATGAAGCGATTTTTCATCTCAAAGATAAACAGAAACTTATTGAAAAACTGCAAAACAAGATGCAGGAGTATGCTGAACAACTGCGATTTGAAGAAGCTGCCAGTCTTAGAGACAGAATAAAAAAAATAGAATCTGTACAGATCCAAAGCGGGATCGATTTTGCAAAAATGGAAAATCTCGATATTTTTGCTGTCGAAGAGGATGAGAAGCAAGCGGTGTTGGTGCGACTTTTTATGCGGGAAGGGAAAGTCATTTCAAGCAGTTCGACACTCTACCACATCGATAAAGAGAAGGGCTTTGATAGATCCGAAGCGTACAAAAGAGCCCTTTTAGAGTTTTATCAAAACCAAACGCCTCTGACAGCCTCACGAATCATCGTAGCACACGATTTTAGCGATAGAGACTCTGTCCAAAACTATTTGAGTAAAAAATTTGGTAAAAAGATCACCGTTCAACATCCTTTACGGGGAGAGAAACGAAAAATCGCCAATTTGGCACTGCTCAACGCTAAAGAGCTTTTGAAAAAGAGAAAGAATCAAAATCGTATCGAAGATATAATCAAATCCTATTTTCATCTACAACACTCCCCGTACAGAATTGAAGCATTTGACAATTCCCATATCAGTGGCTCCAATCCTGTTGGTGCGATGGTCGTATATGAAAATGGCAAGTTTGTCAAATCCGATTATAGACACTATACGCTCCATCATAAAGATGAATATGCCCAGATGAAAGAGCTCCTTACAAGAAGATGTGAAAGTTTTGCAAAAAATCCGCCACCTGACTTGTGGATAATTGATGGGGGAGAAACATTAAGACAACTAGCGGTAGATATCCTGCAGAGCCATGGTGTGGGTATAGATGTTATCGCCATAGCAAAAGAGAAACACGATGCGAAGGCGCATCGCGCCAAAGGTAAGGCGAAAGATATTCTCTATAGCGCCATGGGCGTTCATAAACTTTCACCAGTCGATGAAAAGTTACTCTTTTTTCAAAAAATAAGGGACGAAGCACATAGATTTGCTTTACAGTTTCATAGACAAAAACGACAAAAAGAGTCTAAATTAGTAGAGTTACTACAAATCGATGGTATCGGTGAAGCTACACTGAAAAAATTGCTTCATTTTTACGGCACCTTTGAAAGGATTAAAAAAAGCGATTTTGAAGAATTGAAACAGCTCGTGGGAGAAAAAACAGCGCAAAAGATTCTCGAACATTTCTCTAAGCATGATTTAAATTTGTTATGA
- a CDS encoding Hpt domain-containing protein translates to MLLYDNKRQLVAIDEKILEVTGFETTQDLFNKVDDIAELFVNRPGYVYKFQNFSWIDYVLYNPTKTHFAIIETKRGGIEVQIDIHTLLNRSGEIAFFCIDLIPEQFSEEFGSFQKSQSTVAVSPAQTTLENAAIIDSSKEIEPLQPQDLDKQKMPPSETTNISDTKSPSAPLQEEKIELINEDEDKDESFQILSNEDLIHETAPKPIVVENEENVNDEPPILHHSMDEPYTLFDEETSQIQTKEEQSEAETFSTQLVEKSSIPYNIHDVANELEIDESLLRELIDEFIEQAYELRLEIYKSIQNYNFEKLSQLLHKIRGAANNLRIGEAAQYLQYSKDDEDIEKITEQVNKFYSFLDRFAQQFNPAIYKKFNEAEILQENTASQLPSLEKNKKEVPKEKIEEPSISQNQKIEDDDVGLEIAIAAADLGLEKEEVQQFIEEYIQEVIKQETMLYTLLKNSKIDEFRKNIHKLKGTAANLRLQKIEKILGKLMQEDDIESMEQLLIDFFDRIITIGQNLGMNIFKKILEIKANSLGLDVATYKEFLTEFRNDLQALYNLPDNEALKKLKTLQKIAKQLYLPSIESQIEQMIQTKHIDPKDIDRILEQINSFLKDA, encoded by the coding sequence GTGCTTTTGTACGACAATAAAAGACAGCTGGTAGCAATTGATGAAAAAATTTTGGAAGTAACTGGTTTTGAAACAACTCAAGATCTTTTTAACAAGGTCGATGACATCGCCGAACTATTCGTCAATAGACCCGGATATGTTTATAAATTTCAAAACTTTTCCTGGATAGATTATGTGCTGTACAATCCGACAAAAACCCATTTCGCAATCATTGAAACCAAAAGAGGCGGGATAGAAGTACAGATCGATATCCATACCCTTTTAAATAGATCCGGTGAAATTGCTTTTTTTTGTATCGATCTGATCCCTGAACAATTCAGTGAGGAGTTTGGGAGTTTTCAAAAGTCACAATCTACTGTTGCTGTATCTCCTGCACAAACAACTCTCGAAAATGCAGCAATTATCGATTCATCCAAAGAGATCGAACCACTTCAGCCGCAAGATTTGGATAAGCAAAAGATGCCTCCAAGTGAAACAACAAACATTTCCGATACCAAATCACCATCTGCACCCTTACAAGAAGAGAAAATTGAACTTATAAATGAAGATGAAGACAAAGATGAAAGTTTCCAAATTCTCTCAAATGAAGATCTTATTCATGAAACGGCTCCAAAACCGATTGTTGTAGAAAACGAAGAAAACGTTAACGATGAACCGCCAATTCTACATCATTCCATGGATGAACCCTATACCCTTTTCGATGAAGAGACATCGCAAATACAAACCAAAGAAGAACAAAGTGAAGCTGAAACATTTTCTACCCAGCTGGTAGAGAAGAGTTCTATTCCATATAATATCCACGATGTCGCCAATGAATTAGAGATTGATGAGTCTCTTTTGCGTGAATTGATCGATGAATTCATTGAGCAGGCGTATGAGCTGCGTCTAGAAATCTATAAATCCATTCAAAACTACAATTTTGAAAAACTTTCACAACTACTTCATAAAATCAGAGGTGCTGCAAATAATTTGCGGATAGGTGAAGCTGCTCAGTATCTGCAATATTCAAAAGATGACGAAGACATCGAAAAAATAACCGAACAAGTTAATAAATTCTATTCCTTTTTGGATAGATTCGCGCAACAGTTCAACCCTGCGATATATAAAAAGTTCAATGAAGCCGAAATTCTCCAAGAAAATACAGCTTCACAACTTCCTTCACTTGAAAAAAATAAAAAAGAAGTTCCAAAAGAAAAAATCGAGGAACCAAGCATCTCTCAAAATCAAAAGATCGAAGATGATGATGTCGGTTTAGAAATAGCTATTGCCGCAGCAGATCTTGGCCTTGAAAAAGAGGAAGTGCAACAGTTTATCGAAGAATATATTCAAGAGGTCATTAAGCAAGAAACCATGTTATATACCCTTTTAAAAAATAGCAAAATCGATGAGTTCAGAAAGAATATTCATAAATTAAAAGGCACCGCAGCCAATCTCAGGTTACAAAAAATTGAAAAAATTCTTGGCAAACTTATGCAAGAAGATGATATAGAATCAATGGAACAGCTTTTAATAGATTTTTTTGATAGAATTATTACGATCGGTCAAAATCTTGGTATGAATATCTTTAAAAAAATCCTTGAAATAAAAGCAAATAGTCTAGGACTTGATGTTGCTACCTATAAAGAGTTTTTGACAGAGTTTCGAAATGATTTACAAGCACTCTATAATCTTCCCGACAATGAAGCTTTGAAAAAATTAAAAACCTTGCAAAAAATAGCCAAACAGCTCTATCTTCCATCAATAGAATCTCAGATTGAACAGATGATACAAACAAAACATATCGATCCTAAAGATATCGATCGTATACTTGAACAAATCAATAGCTTTTTGAAGGATGCATAG
- the guaA gene encoding glutamine-hydrolyzing GMP synthase, producing the protein MQEVPIVILDFGSQYTQLIARRLREVGVYCEIYPFFEPIENIRAKKPQGIILSGGPASVYEPDAPRVDKAIYELGIPVLGICYGMQLITVDFGGQVVRALEHEYGKAKLYFDPIHGKVCPLFEGTKDGQIVWMSHGDKVTELPAGFIRIAHTDNSPYAAIANEEKQIYALQFHPEVSHSQEGQKILENFARKICGITSKWDMGHFAKEQIEKIRQRVGEDKVLCALSGGVDSSVVTALLYEAIGDKLIPVFVDNGLLREGEREKVEYVFKNMLKVPLIVVDAKERFLNALQGITDPEQKRKIIGHTFIEVFEEEAKKHTDVKYLAQGTLYPDVIESVSVKGPSETIKSHHNVGGLPDWMKFELIEPLRELFKDEVRKLGLELGLPREMVYRHPFPGPGLAIRILGEVNEEALDLVRKADTILLEEIKAHGLYEKLWQSFAVLLNVKSVGVMGDKRTYENTVALRIVESSDGMTATFAHIPHDLLELISNRIINEVDGINRVVYDITSKPPGTIEWE; encoded by the coding sequence ATGCAAGAAGTACCTATAGTTATTTTAGATTTTGGGAGTCAATATACGCAACTCATAGCTAGACGCTTAAGAGAGGTTGGGGTATATTGTGAGATATATCCCTTTTTTGAACCGATAGAAAATATTAGGGCTAAAAAGCCTCAAGGTATCATTCTCAGCGGTGGACCGGCGAGCGTCTATGAACCGGATGCTCCAAGAGTGGATAAGGCAATTTATGAACTTGGCATTCCCGTGCTTGGTATATGCTATGGAATGCAGCTTATTACAGTCGATTTCGGTGGTCAAGTGGTACGGGCTTTGGAACATGAGTATGGAAAAGCGAAACTCTATTTCGATCCAATTCATGGTAAAGTCTGTCCGCTCTTTGAAGGTACAAAGGATGGGCAGATTGTTTGGATGAGTCATGGAGACAAAGTAACAGAATTACCAGCGGGTTTTATAAGAATTGCTCATACCGATAATTCTCCTTACGCAGCTATAGCGAATGAAGAGAAACAGATCTATGCTTTGCAGTTTCATCCGGAAGTTTCACACTCCCAAGAGGGACAGAAAATTCTAGAAAATTTTGCAAGAAAAATATGTGGTATTACAAGCAAATGGGATATGGGCCATTTTGCAAAAGAGCAGATCGAAAAGATCCGGCAAAGAGTGGGTGAAGATAAAGTACTTTGTGCTTTGAGCGGTGGAGTAGATAGTTCTGTCGTTACAGCACTTTTATACGAAGCGATAGGGGATAAACTTATTCCCGTTTTTGTAGACAACGGACTTTTGCGAGAGGGTGAGAGAGAGAAAGTGGAGTATGTATTCAAAAATATGCTCAAAGTTCCACTTATAGTCGTTGATGCCAAAGAGCGGTTTTTAAATGCTTTACAAGGCATCACCGATCCAGAGCAGAAGCGAAAGATCATCGGTCACACATTTATCGAAGTTTTTGAAGAAGAAGCGAAAAAACATACTGACGTAAAATATCTTGCTCAAGGAACCTTGTATCCCGATGTGATCGAATCCGTTTCTGTGAAAGGTCCAAGCGAAACAATCAAGTCACATCATAATGTCGGTGGGCTTCCCGACTGGATGAAATTTGAACTTATTGAGCCTTTGAGAGAGCTTTTTAAAGATGAGGTACGAAAACTCGGCCTGGAACTCGGTCTTCCGAGAGAGATGGTCTATCGCCATCCATTCCCAGGACCAGGTTTGGCGATCAGGATACTTGGAGAAGTGAACGAAGAGGCTTTGGATCTTGTTCGCAAAGCCGATACGATTTTGCTTGAAGAGATCAAAGCCCATGGCCTTTATGAAAAATTGTGGCAGAGTTTTGCCGTGCTGCTCAATGTCAAAAGTGTTGGTGTGATGGGAGATAAAAGAACCTACGAAAATACCGTTGCACTCCGTATCGTAGAAAGTAGTGATGGCATGACGGCAACATTTGCCCATATCCCTCACGATTTATTGGAGCTCATTTCCAATAGAATCATTAACGAAGTGGACGGGATCAATAGAGTTGTATATGATATCACTTCCAAGCCACCAGGAACCATTGAGTGGGAATAA